From Calonectris borealis chromosome 7, bCalBor7.hap1.2, whole genome shotgun sequence, one genomic window encodes:
- the KAZALD1 gene encoding kazal-type serine protease inhibitor domain-containing protein 1 — protein MSEAKTLSSSCLVLSLFSLHWALLQLGQAFPSTSDYLQRGWQRLLEEGEGCTECRPEECPAPRGCLAGTVRDACDCCWECANLEGQICDLDNTNHFYGKCGEHLECRLDAGDLRRGEVPEPQCACLSRLALCGSDGKTYAQICRFLEVAHAHPDTNLTVAHEGPCESEPQITSPPYDTWNITGQDVIFGCEVFAYPMASIEWRKDGMEMLLPGDDPHISVQFRGGPQKYEVTGWLQIQGVRVTDEGTYRCFARNRVGEVVALASLTVLTPDQLNLTGFSLPKPHTTPEDYGESEEDYY, from the exons ATGTCTGAAGCCAAGACCCTGAGCTCCTCTTGCCTCGTGCTTTCCTTGTTCTCCTTGCACTGGGCTTTGCTCCAGCTGGGCCAGGCTTTTCCCAGCACCTCTGACTACCTccagcggggctggcagcggctgctggaggaaggggagggctGCACTGAGTGCCGGCCGGAGGAGTGCCCGGCGCCGCGCGGGTGCCTGGCTGGCACGGTGCGGGATGCCTGCGACTGCTGCTGGGAGTGTGCCAACCTGGAGGGACAAATCTGCGACCTGGACAACACCAACCACTTCTATGGCAAGTGCGGGGAGCACCTGGAGTGCCGGCTGGATGCCGGGGACCTGCGGCGCGGAGAGGTGCCAGAGCCCCAGTGCGCCTGCCTCTCCCGCCTGGCCCTCTGCGGCTCCGACGGCAAAACCTACGCCCAAATCTGCAGGTTCCTGGAGGTCGCCCATGCCCACCCCGACACCAACCTCACCGTGGCCCATGAGGGTCCCTGCGAGTCAG AGCCCCAGATCACCTCTCCTCCCTACGACACGTGGAACATCACCGGGCAGGACGTCATCTTTGGCTGCGAGGTCTTTGCTTACCCCATGGCATCCATCGAGTGGAGGAAGGACGGCATGGAGATGCTGCTGCCTGGAGATGACCCCCACATCTCTGTCCAG TTCAGAGGCGGCCCCCAGAAATACGAAGTGACGGGCTGGCTCCAGATCCAGGGCGTGCGGGTGACGGATGAAGGCACCTACCGCTGCTTCGCCAGGAACAGGGTCGGGGAGGTGGTGGCATTAGCCAGCCTGACTGTCCTCACGCCGG ACCAGCTCAACCTGACGGGCTTTTCCCTGCCGAAGCCCCACACGACGCCCGAGGACTACGGGGAGAGTGAGGAGGACTATTACTAG